The proteins below are encoded in one region of Flavobacterium sp. IMCC34852:
- a CDS encoding helix-turn-helix domain-containing protein: METLGKTLKSTRENVSLTLKDVENATGISNAYLSQLENEKIKKPSASILYKLANVYKIDLNVLLHAAGIIEKSDDSEPPKQTLFEREIAFYKDKLTDEEAQDVVDFIKFLRYKKANDSTL; this comes from the coding sequence ATGGAAACTTTAGGCAAAACCTTGAAAAGTACGCGTGAAAACGTTTCCCTAACTCTTAAGGACGTTGAAAACGCAACCGGTATATCTAATGCTTATCTAAGTCAGTTAGAGAATGAAAAAATTAAAAAACCATCCGCTAGTATACTATATAAGTTAGCGAATGTTTATAAAATTGATCTAAACGTATTACTTCATGCAGCTGGTATTATTGAAAAGAGTGATGATAGCGAGCCACCGAAGCAAACGCTTTTCGAAAGAGAAATAGCTTTTTACAAAGATAAACTTACTGATGAGGAAGCACAGGACGTTGTCGATTTCATTAAATTTTTAAGGTATAAGAAAGCAAATGATTCTACCCTCTAA
- a CDS encoding ImmA/IrrE family metallo-endopeptidase codes for MILPSKNDIDNISYDILKSSKSLDIFPTPIEKIVQHSELYIAGGIDLKSLEKKYKSSHFSEALKSGLSKIRGFLDRREKVIYLDMDQIGSRQNFVTLHETGHNVLPWQNKTLEFLDDDETLDPDTQEEFEMEANYFASVTLFQNDRFDNHAKRFELGMPSVVQLSNHFGASVHATFRRYVENTKYRCALLILKNLSEKGKVANGDFRNSFHSESFLSNFGSLEWPENFGYKWEFIKDHLFLKKKWKVNGSINLKTLNGNVDFTYHYFGNSYNSFVLIFPKGENKATKTKIVLK; via the coding sequence ATGATTCTACCCTCTAAAAATGATATCGACAATATTTCATATGACATTTTAAAATCTTCAAAGTCACTTGATATTTTTCCAACTCCGATTGAAAAAATTGTCCAGCATTCAGAACTCTACATTGCGGGCGGTATTGATTTAAAATCCTTAGAGAAAAAATATAAGAGTTCGCATTTCTCCGAAGCACTAAAATCTGGTTTGTCAAAAATTAGAGGTTTTTTGGATCGTCGTGAAAAGGTTATCTATCTTGATATGGATCAAATTGGTAGCAGGCAGAATTTTGTTACGCTGCATGAAACTGGTCATAACGTACTTCCTTGGCAAAACAAAACCCTTGAATTTCTTGACGATGATGAAACATTAGATCCAGACACTCAAGAGGAATTTGAAATGGAAGCAAACTATTTTGCGTCTGTAACCCTTTTTCAAAATGACCGTTTTGATAATCATGCCAAAAGATTTGAGCTAGGAATGCCTTCTGTTGTACAATTATCAAATCATTTCGGTGCTTCGGTGCATGCCACATTTAGAAGGTATGTGGAGAACACAAAATACAGATGTGCATTGCTAATACTTAAAAACTTGTCTGAGAAAGGGAAAGTAGCAAACGGTGATTTTCGAAATTCTTTTCATTCAGAGTCTTTTTTGAGCAATTTCGGTTCGCTAGAATGGCCAGAAAACTTTGGCTATAAATGGGAATTTATAAAGGACCATCTTTTTTTAAAAAAGAAATGGAAAGTAAATGGTTCAATTAATCTAAAGACCCTTAACGGGAATGTTGATTTTACCTACCACTACTTTGGCAATTCATATAATTCTTTTGTTTTAATTTTTCCTAAAGGTGAAAACAAAGCTACAAAGACAAAAATTGTTTTGAAGTAG
- a CDS encoding phospholipase D-like domain-containing protein, whose translation MNSNSLIMESLDRPFSKNDKRSLRDLVATVKEFKATHSNFSNFLSAKPGYKYVEGEITNIPAILVTVSEKVMINNLTKSEKLPDEFQGYDIEVVEASPKEKIRFQPYYNKSLISDFASQLEPSTLESLVLEKSELEVFTLEADSKVIGYKPPTNIKLEEVNAAMTILCHVSPEGGWKTLKPFLEGVENHLQVAIYDFTAPHITGTIRTLLEDNKSLKLVYDGKKASKLGKGTKINDIHEHVTIEDWKSIPDNKFENMKAWIGKAGICKLAYHTKVAVRDKKSFWLSSGNWQTSNQPALDFTADPNETVNYNREWHLVVSNEKLATIFHKFIDYDYKESGKKPVPKKFRSTFLPEVYTEVELFQEIKADNIRLFEPKEFSFAEDNPLKVQPILTPDNYIEHAKELIKSAKHSLYFQNQYITRKGENITAAYDELLGLLRDVTKNPAIDCKILLRTPYSSADRMEMLNDLQAIGFRMDSIKFMPNTHTKGIIVDGERILLGSHNWSNSGVEFNRDASLLIYNEDIAQYYQEIFEHDWENRIEIKRAKLFSLDETKLESFIPRKMVRVDWDEYFS comes from the coding sequence ATGAATTCCAACTCGTTAATAATGGAGAGTCTTGATAGACCTTTTTCTAAAAATGATAAAAGAAGCCTGCGAGATTTAGTAGCAACTGTAAAAGAATTTAAGGCTACTCATAGTAATTTTTCAAATTTTTTATCTGCTAAACCAGGTTACAAGTATGTTGAGGGTGAGATTACTAATATACCTGCAATTCTGGTAACTGTTTCTGAAAAGGTAATGATTAATAATTTGACTAAGAGTGAGAAGCTCCCTGATGAGTTTCAAGGTTATGACATAGAAGTAGTGGAAGCCTCTCCTAAAGAGAAAATACGCTTTCAGCCATATTATAATAAATCTTTGATTTCGGATTTTGCTTCCCAGTTGGAACCTTCTACATTAGAATCTTTGGTTTTAGAGAAAAGTGAACTTGAAGTTTTTACATTAGAGGCCGATAGTAAAGTGATAGGATATAAACCACCGACAAACATAAAACTAGAAGAGGTTAATGCTGCAATGACTATATTATGCCATGTGAGTCCGGAAGGGGGATGGAAAACATTAAAGCCGTTTCTTGAAGGTGTGGAAAACCATTTACAAGTTGCAATCTATGATTTTACTGCTCCACATATAACGGGGACAATACGTACATTGCTTGAAGATAATAAGAGTCTTAAACTAGTCTATGATGGAAAAAAAGCTTCTAAGCTGGGGAAAGGGACTAAAATTAATGATATCCATGAGCATGTAACGATTGAGGATTGGAAGTCTATACCAGATAATAAATTTGAAAATATGAAGGCATGGATTGGCAAAGCAGGAATTTGTAAATTGGCCTATCACACGAAAGTTGCTGTTAGGGACAAAAAGAGCTTTTGGCTTTCAAGCGGTAACTGGCAGACATCGAACCAGCCAGCTCTTGACTTTACAGCAGACCCAAATGAGACGGTAAATTATAACAGGGAGTGGCATTTGGTTGTGTCAAACGAAAAGCTCGCTACGATTTTTCATAAATTTATTGACTATGACTACAAAGAAAGCGGGAAGAAACCAGTCCCAAAAAAATTTAGGAGCACATTTTTGCCTGAGGTTTATACTGAGGTTGAGTTGTTTCAAGAGATAAAAGCTGATAATATAAGACTATTTGAACCAAAGGAATTTTCGTTTGCTGAAGATAACCCATTGAAGGTTCAGCCTATTCTTACCCCGGATAATTATATAGAGCATGCAAAAGAACTAATCAAATCAGCAAAGCATTCTTTGTATTTTCAAAACCAATATATTACCAGAAAGGGTGAAAATATAACTGCTGCTTATGATGAACTTTTAGGATTGCTTCGTGATGTTACTAAAAATCCTGCAATTGACTGTAAGATTCTTTTACGTACCCCATATTCTTCAGCTGACAGAATGGAAATGCTGAATGATTTGCAGGCAATAGGATTTAGAATGGACTCCATTAAATTTATGCCAAACACACATACTAAAGGAATTATCGTGGACGGAGAACGCATCTTGCTTGGCAGTCACAATTGGTCAAATTCGGGAGTTGAATTTAACAGGGATGCTAGTTTACTTATTTACAATGAGGATATAGCACAATATTATCAAGAAATTTTTGAACACGACTGGGAGAACAGGATTGAAATAAAAAGAGCTAAATTATTTTCTTTGGATGAGACCAAATTGGAGTCATTTATTCCACGAAAAATGGTAAGAGTAGATTGGGACGAATATTTCAGTTAA
- a CDS encoding sugar dehydrogenase complex small subunit encodes MEENTKIELFLKLSFWLTDYPNLPKTIGEDYIKRLMDANGYKDNLEQLLEIVQESRDGNKFLEKLSGDQKNYCKGIAFLWYTSELINAQTLSGSVLSENRIGGTVEQYYSGLIWKVIRAHPPGLSGGYYGYWKYEPEN; translated from the coding sequence ATGGAAGAAAACACTAAAATAGAATTGTTTCTAAAATTGTCTTTCTGGCTTACAGATTATCCAAATTTGCCAAAAACCATTGGTGAAGATTATATAAAAAGACTAATGGATGCAAATGGCTATAAAGATAATTTAGAGCAGCTATTGGAAATCGTACAAGAAAGTAGAGACGGCAATAAGTTTTTAGAGAAACTATCAGGTGATCAGAAGAATTATTGCAAGGGGATTGCTTTTTTATGGTATACATCGGAACTTATAAATGCGCAAACGCTTTCGGGATCTGTGCTTAGCGAAAACAGAATAGGAGGAACTGTAGAGCAATACTATAGTGGATTGATATGGAAAGTAATAAGGGCACATCCGCCAGGATTAAGTGGTGGTTACTATGGCTATTGGAAATATGAACCTGAAAATTAA
- a CDS encoding GMC family oxidoreductase — protein sequence MAIGNMNLKINDMEQDDFDVVIIGAGICGAITAYKLAEENHKVLLLEAGTGQTDRIAFAGNYATAVKKHPGSPYATAGPGYISGPDNDNKYYIHETNSDKFKSTFLRIKGGTTWHFLGNVPRFLPSDFRLNELYKVGDDWPLTYDDIEEDYCTAEMEIGVAGDHKEWNDYMGAHRSKKYPMEKIWQAYGDSVFIEKVNGQFVLEKEIKIMGTPQARNATAYNGRPACAGNSTCVPICPIQAKYDATVHIKKAIEKGTALKTDCVVKKLIKDDNGQITEIVYLDRTTKKNVKIDTTGKIVVLAAHAIETPRLLLHSGLATKSNQVGKNLMDHLQGYCVAISKNPVYPFRGPITTSGIDVFRDGGYRNEFGAFRLSIGNDGWGRIESPFNTLWDNLNSGFFGRELADRVSNRVICMTRISFSTEMLPKKDNSVTLSATEMDEIGIPKPVINFKFEDYNKKAMKYAFEVCKRIFELADCKVDEEKSQVTSYSGAGHIMGTTKMGTDEENSVVDSFGCCHEHRNLYIVGPSVFVTSGTANPTLTAAALSIRTARKINEQLRAQK from the coding sequence ATGGCTATTGGAAATATGAACCTGAAAATTAATGATATGGAGCAGGATGATTTTGATGTTGTAATTATAGGTGCAGGTATTTGTGGTGCCATCACCGCTTACAAGCTTGCTGAAGAAAATCATAAAGTCTTATTGTTGGAGGCAGGAACGGGCCAAACCGACCGCATCGCTTTTGCAGGTAATTATGCTACGGCAGTAAAAAAGCATCCCGGATCACCTTATGCAACTGCGGGTCCCGGGTATATAAGTGGTCCAGATAATGACAACAAATATTATATTCACGAAACAAACTCTGATAAATTTAAGAGTACCTTTTTAAGAATTAAAGGAGGAACTACATGGCATTTCCTTGGGAATGTCCCTCGTTTTTTACCATCTGATTTTAGATTAAATGAATTGTATAAAGTTGGTGATGATTGGCCATTGACGTATGATGATATCGAGGAAGACTATTGTACCGCAGAAATGGAAATAGGTGTTGCTGGGGATCATAAAGAATGGAATGATTATATGGGTGCTCATCGATCAAAGAAATATCCAATGGAGAAAATTTGGCAGGCCTATGGTGATTCTGTTTTTATTGAAAAAGTGAACGGACAATTTGTACTTGAAAAGGAAATCAAAATTATGGGGACACCACAAGCCCGGAATGCAACAGCTTATAACGGCAGGCCAGCATGCGCTGGTAATTCTACCTGTGTGCCGATTTGCCCTATACAGGCTAAGTATGATGCGACGGTCCATATAAAGAAGGCGATTGAAAAAGGTACAGCTTTGAAAACAGATTGTGTTGTAAAAAAACTTATCAAAGATGATAATGGCCAGATTACAGAAATTGTTTACTTAGACCGTACTACCAAAAAAAATGTGAAAATTGATACGACAGGTAAGATTGTTGTATTGGCAGCACATGCCATTGAAACGCCAAGATTATTGTTGCATTCCGGTTTAGCCACAAAAAGTAATCAAGTAGGTAAAAACCTTATGGACCACTTGCAGGGTTATTGTGTTGCAATAAGTAAAAATCCTGTTTACCCTTTCAGAGGGCCAATAACAACATCGGGTATCGATGTGTTTAGAGATGGAGGTTATCGGAATGAATTTGGAGCATTTAGACTCTCGATAGGCAATGATGGCTGGGGGAGAATAGAATCACCATTTAATACGCTGTGGGACAATCTGAACTCAGGTTTTTTTGGAAGAGAATTGGCAGACAGGGTTTCAAATCGCGTTATATGTATGACAAGAATTAGTTTTTCGACCGAGATGCTTCCTAAGAAAGATAACTCAGTAACACTTAGTGCAACTGAAATGGATGAAATAGGGATACCAAAGCCTGTCATTAATTTTAAGTTTGAAGACTATAACAAAAAAGCAATGAAATATGCTTTTGAAGTTTGTAAAAGGATTTTTGAATTGGCTGATTGTAAAGTTGATGAAGAAAAGTCACAGGTTACGTCCTATTCCGGTGCAGGGCACATTATGGGAACTACCAAAATGGGGACAGACGAAGAAAATTCGGTTGTAGATTCTTTTGGATGCTGCCATGAACATCGAAACCTTTATATAGTGGGACCAAGTGTTTTTGTAACGAGTGGCACAGCGAATCCAACTCTTACAGCCGCAGCTTTATCAATAAGAACGGCTAGAAAAATTAATGAACAATTAAGAGCACAGAAATGA
- a CDS encoding ferritin-like domain-containing protein, which yields MINQKYKTVVEDRSDLLTLLTEACELEHGLACSYLYSAFSLKQELSEGGMDWQQLHLVRKWAAQIYLVASQEMFHLSQAWNLLSAIGGSPYYLRPNFPQNNKYYPISVSLALQPFSETSLKRFMMYELPQDMAEDNVVYLQKSFESIPFDYKTVGGLYKMIADGIDMLSKKESALFIGDEKLQLGQEEIDFPEIIKVTNNETAQEAIRRIMEQGEGLSNLHENCHYAIFGDMLNEFQLEKQKLGFEPVRNCIQNPSVYPRGDQQSEESLPITDSFSLEVADLFDDTYNLMLRCLQFIFGSVSIDVVDKKRLAKFSIGMMPMIIKPLGDILMQLPAGIEYPGKTAGPAFTMSRHVVLPDSFDVAMVLISECFNGLDKRCESLSEDVSNFALSAVSQNFKRLNSYLYENN from the coding sequence ATGATAAACCAAAAATATAAAACGGTTGTTGAGGACAGGTCAGATTTATTGACACTTTTAACTGAAGCCTGTGAGCTGGAACATGGTTTAGCCTGTAGCTATCTTTACTCTGCATTTTCACTAAAACAGGAGTTAAGTGAAGGAGGTATGGACTGGCAGCAGTTGCATTTGGTTCGCAAATGGGCAGCACAAATTTATCTTGTTGCATCGCAAGAAATGTTTCATTTGTCTCAGGCCTGGAATTTACTATCGGCCATTGGTGGTAGCCCTTATTATCTACGTCCTAATTTTCCACAAAATAACAAGTATTACCCAATTAGTGTTTCATTAGCACTGCAACCTTTTTCGGAAACGAGCCTCAAAAGATTTATGATGTATGAATTACCACAGGATATGGCGGAAGATAATGTTGTTTATTTGCAAAAGTCTTTTGAAAGTATTCCATTTGATTATAAAACTGTTGGTGGTCTTTATAAAATGATTGCTGATGGTATAGATATGCTATCAAAAAAAGAGTCTGCGCTTTTTATTGGTGATGAAAAATTGCAATTAGGCCAAGAAGAAATAGATTTTCCTGAGATAATAAAAGTAACAAATAATGAAACAGCTCAAGAAGCCATAAGAAGAATCATGGAGCAAGGCGAAGGATTGTCTAATCTTCATGAAAATTGTCACTATGCTATTTTTGGTGATATGCTAAATGAATTTCAATTAGAAAAGCAAAAGCTAGGTTTCGAACCGGTGCGAAACTGCATTCAAAACCCTTCAGTTTATCCTAGAGGTGATCAACAATCGGAAGAAAGTCTACCTATTACAGATTCTTTCTCTTTAGAAGTTGCAGATTTATTTGATGACACTTATAATCTAATGTTACGTTGCCTGCAATTTATTTTTGGGTCTGTATCTATAGATGTAGTCGATAAAAAAAGATTGGCAAAATTTTCTATAGGAATGATGCCGATGATTATTAAACCACTTGGAGATATTTTAATGCAATTACCTGCAGGGATTGAATATCCCGGTAAAACGGCGGGGCCTGCATTTACAATGTCACGTCATGTTGTGCTCCCGGACTCTTTTGATGTTGCCATGGTCCTTATTTCAGAGTGTTTTAACGGGCTAGATAAAAGATGTGAATCATTAAGCGAGGATGTGTCGAATTTTGCTCTTTCTGCTGTATCCCAAAATTTTAAACGACTAAATAGTTATCTCTATGAAAACAATTAA
- a CDS encoding phosphate/phosphite/phosphonate ABC transporter substrate-binding protein, whose product MKTINLSYYPDITQYRSQEEIRAAVIVFSDLLAEDYSKRIGEEIKINVMPVMDVKTQTNYMADSQNECAIALMKPVSYILAQKKNQNLDVGAVAWRQIAGVESDTYLGQLFAHVGSGITKISDITKNHRIAYGDSFSTSNFLIPAMDLYKNGVHPFTGFRMAKFFGGHDGSTKAVYYLDADIGAGHDGAIDLLSMEKGFEDAKDKLKTVSKVDIYSDPVAVNRKFIPEVNGLTASLVAISSNPVVTKALQDFWGNVTRLGEADAKRYGLINDALDLLNLTDKDIL is encoded by the coding sequence ATGAAAACAATTAATCTTTCCTATTATCCTGATATTACCCAGTACCGTTCTCAGGAGGAAATACGTGCAGCCGTTATTGTCTTTTCAGATTTATTAGCAGAAGATTACAGCAAACGAATTGGAGAAGAAATTAAAATAAATGTGATGCCTGTAATGGACGTAAAAACCCAGACTAATTATATGGCGGATTCTCAAAATGAGTGCGCTATTGCGTTGATGAAACCTGTATCATATATTTTGGCTCAAAAGAAAAATCAAAATTTAGATGTGGGCGCTGTTGCCTGGCGTCAAATTGCAGGCGTGGAATCTGACACCTATTTAGGTCAGTTATTTGCACATGTTGGCTCGGGAATAACTAAAATAAGCGACATTACAAAAAATCACAGAATAGCTTATGGTGATTCTTTCAGCACTTCCAATTTTTTGATACCAGCTATGGATTTATATAAAAATGGAGTCCATCCATTTACAGGATTCAGAATGGCTAAGTTTTTTGGAGGCCATGACGGAAGTACAAAGGCAGTTTATTATTTAGATGCAGATATAGGAGCCGGCCATGATGGTGCCATTGACTTATTATCAATGGAAAAGGGTTTCGAAGATGCAAAAGATAAATTGAAAACTGTAAGCAAGGTTGATATTTACAGTGATCCCGTTGCTGTAAATAGAAAATTTATACCAGAGGTTAATGGGCTAACAGCTTCATTGGTTGCAATATCGAGTAATCCTGTTGTAACAAAAGCACTACAAGATTTTTGGGGGAATGTAACCCGACTTGGGGAAGCAGATGCAAAAAGATATGGACTGATTAATGATGCTCTTGATTTACTTAATCTAACGGACAAGGATATTTTATAA
- a CDS encoding fibrobacter succinogenes major paralogous domain-containing protein, which translates to MKKMLILTLVTFLVISCSSEDDSSSVNPEDLFRVETSSVNNLGHQSATVFGRFGPTYIAGVSAYGICYGLSPEPTTAGPHTTETNISATSGVFYSNLISLSQNTTYYVRAYATNAEGTFYGEQITLTTLGQLFTNAGSVTDIDGNTYPSIIINNKQWMKENLNVSKYRNGDVIPEVTDPTQWEDLTTGAWCYYANETANGTTYGKLYNWYAVNDPRGLAPAGWHVATDQEWTALTTFLGGNTTVAGAKLRDTGALWAPESAIATNQSGFSALPSGRSFITVTPTGEDPFMFMGKVAYWWSSTQASSTSSYTLNVGFTNSITRSSIRFNAGLAVRCVKN; encoded by the coding sequence ATGAAAAAAATGCTAATCTTAACACTAGTTACTTTTTTAGTAATTAGTTGTAGCAGTGAAGACGATTCAAGCTCAGTCAATCCGGAGGATTTATTTAGAGTAGAAACATCCTCAGTTAATAATTTAGGGCACCAATCAGCAACTGTTTTTGGACGTTTTGGTCCTACTTATATAGCTGGGGTTTCCGCTTACGGTATATGTTATGGTTTATCCCCTGAGCCAACTACTGCTGGACCTCATACAACAGAAACAAACATCAGCGCTACTTCTGGAGTTTTCTATAGTAACTTAATTTCCCTTTCTCAAAATACAACATACTACGTTAGAGCCTATGCTACAAACGCTGAGGGAACGTTTTATGGTGAACAAATTACCCTAACTACATTAGGTCAATTATTTACAAATGCTGGTTCAGTTACTGATATTGATGGAAATACTTATCCGAGTATCATAATCAACAACAAGCAGTGGATGAAAGAAAATCTGAATGTAAGTAAATACAGAAATGGGGATGTAATACCCGAGGTAACTGACCCAACACAGTGGGAAGATTTAACCACGGGAGCATGGTGCTACTACGCCAACGAAACAGCCAACGGAACTACTTATGGAAAATTATACAATTGGTACGCAGTCAATGACCCAAGAGGATTAGCACCTGCAGGTTGGCATGTTGCAACCGATCAAGAATGGACAGCATTAACCACATTTTTAGGAGGAAACACTACGGTTGCAGGTGCCAAATTAAGAGATACAGGAGCACTTTGGGCTCCGGAATCTGCTATAGCAACAAACCAATCAGGTTTTAGTGCTCTTCCTAGCGGACGAAGCTTCATTACAGTAACACCAACAGGCGAAGATCCTTTCATGTTTATGGGTAAAGTAGCCTATTGGTGGAGTTCAACTCAGGCAAGCTCGACCTCATCTTACACATTAAATGTAGGCTTCACAAACTCTATAACTAGAAGTTCTATCAGATTTAACGCCGGTCTCGCAGTGCGTTGTGTCAAAAATTAA